The window CGCGCCGGACAACACACGGCGGAGGATCTCGGCGTTGTCTTCTTTGTCCCCCCCGGCCAGCAGGCCGGGGGCGTGGCGCTTAAAACCGAAATCGGCGGGCGCAAGCTTTCTTTTGCGGACCCGCCCGTCCATAATTTCGACGCAATCGGTCGTGCCGGAGAGCACGATTTCGTCGTGCCCGGACCCGTGCACCACCAGGGAATACCGTGTGCCCAACCGCACCAACACCCGGGCGATGGTTTCGGCCATGGCCGCCGAGAACACCCCGATCACCTGGGCCGTGGCGCCCGCCGGGTTCGTGAGAGGACCCAGGAGGTTGAACACCGTCCGGACCCCCAATTCCCGGCGAACGGGCATCGCGTGTTTCATGGCCGGATGGAACGCCGGAGCGAACAGGAAGGCGATCCCGATGTCCCGCAGGCACTTTTCCACGACGGCCGGACCGGGGTCGATGTTCACGCCCAGGGCTTCCAACACATCGGCGCTGCCGCATTTGGACGAGATGGAGCGGTTGCCGTGCTTGGCCACGGGCACCCCCGCGCCGGCCACCACGAACGCCGCCGCGGTGGAGATATTGAAACTCCCCTGCCGGTCCCCGCCCGTCCCGCAGGTGTCCACCACCACCGGCCGGCCGGCGGGGTGAATGCGCGTGGCCGCGTGTCGCATGGCGTCCGCCGCGCCGGCGATTTCATCCACGGTCTCGCCTTTGGCGCGCAGGGCGATTAAAAACCCCGCGATCACCGAGGGCGGTGTGGCGCCGGAAAAAATATCCAGCACCGACGCGCGGGCCTCATCGAAGGTCAAATCGGACCTCTCGATCAATTTCGATAACGCCGCCTGGATCATGGACCTCTCCGAAGGGATTAAAACCATATCATACCAACTTCCCCCCGGCGCCGGAACCCGCGCCCGGGGGTGGACGCGCGGCGGGATTCGACTTAGAATGAAGGACCGTGAATCTGCCGCGCCTGTCCCTTCTGCCGACGTTCCTGCGGGAAATCTTTTCCACCCGCGTCCACCCCCGGGAGCCCGAACCGGACCTCGTCATGGACGATCCGGAGGCGGTCCGCGCGTTCACCCACGCGGGTCGGCGGGGGGGCCCGGCCGAGGCCTACTACCTCTTTTATTGCGGCCGCGCTTGCGTCGCGCTGCACGGCGCACGGCGGGTCCTTGACCTGGGGTGCGGCCCGGGCACCCAGTTGGTTCAATTGGCGGAGCTCTGCCCCGACGTCGCCTTCACGGGGGTCGACCTCTCGGAAAGCATGCTGGCGGAGGCCCGCCGGTACGCCGCCGAGCGGGGTGTGCGCAACGTGAACTTCGTTCGGGGCGACGCCACGCGGCTGGAATTCCCCGATCACAGCTTCGACGGGGTCATGAGCGTCATGGCGCTGCACCACATGCCCACGGACAAAGAGCTGCGCGCCGTGTTCCGCGAAATCGCCCGGGTGCGGACCCCCGGGGGCGCCGTGTTCCTTGTGGATTTTGGGCGTTTAAAGTCCCCCTTCTCCATGCTGACCTTCGCCTTCGACAAAGCGGACGCGCAATCGCCGCTTTTGACCTTGGATTACGAACGGTCCCTGCGGGCCGCTTTTCGTTTGGAGGATTACCGCGCCATCGCCGGCGAATGCCTGCCGGAAACGACCGTTCACAGCACGTTCAAGGTCCCCATGCTGGTGGTCATCCAGACGCCGGATCGGCCCTTGCCCGGACCCCTTCGGGAGCGCCTGCGGGACAAGGTCGAAAACCTGCCCCGGGACCAACGGCGGGACATGGACGACCTGCGCGTTTTCCTGCAATTGGGCGGCCTGGACCACGATCCGTTCGGAGGCGCCCCGGCCTGGCCCCTTGAGGTCTACCGCCAATGGGCGCGCCAGCGATCGACCGGGCCCGCCACGCGGGGCCCGCGCACCGGGCTTGGGCGTTGGGGAGTGGCCGCCGAGGTGGCGCTCCGGATCGCCGCGCACGGCCTGAGGGCCAAATTCTGGTCGTGGGCGTCGGCGCGCGTCGCCGAACACCGCGCCGAGGCCGAGCGAAAGGACACGGCGGCTCTGAGCCGGTTCCTTCAAAAACGATTGGGGGCGCTGAAGGGGCCGCTCATGAAATTCGGCCAGATGGCGAGTTACCTCAACGACCGTTGGCCGCCCGAGGCGCGGGCGTTCTTGGCGTCGTTGCAGGACCACGCTCCCGCGATGAACGCCCGGGCGATCCGGGCCCACGCCGAACTCTCGCTCGGGAATTCCCTCGAAGCGCTTTTCACGGATTGGGAGGACGCTCCCTTGGCCGCCGCGAGCATCGCCCAGATCCACATCGCCCGGCGAAAAACGGGCGAGCGGGTGGTCGTTAAAGTGAAGTACCCCGGCATCGAGTCGGCGGTGCGGTCGGACCTGCGCCTCCTCCGGGTCTTGTCGCCGTGGGTCGACCGCCGCCTGCGCGTCGTGTCCAACACGCGATCGTTGCTGAAGGAAACCAGCGCCCTGCTCGCGGCGGAATGCGATTTCGCCAAGGAGGCCGAGAATCAAACTTTGTTTCGGGAGGCGTTCCGGGACGACCCGGCGCTCGTGATTCCGCGGGTGCACGCCGACGCTTCGTCCCGGGACGTGTTGACCATGGATTACATCGAAGGGCGCTCGTTCGTCGACTTCCGCGACGCCGCGTCCGCCGAGGAGAAAAACCGCGCCGCGCTGGCGATCGCGCGGTTCGCCGTCACCGCCATCCACCGCCACGCGATCTACAACGGCGACCCGCACCCGGGCAATTATCTTTTTCTGGCCGACGGCCGCGTCGCCTGCCTGGATTTCGGATTCAGCCGCCGGTGGCCGGCGGCGTTCATCAACGCGTCCAAACGGCAGGCGCTCGCGGCCCACGATCGGGATTTGGAGACGTTCACCGCCATGGCGCGCCTGATGGGCTACGAGTTCGACCGAACGGAGGATTACCGGGAATTCCTGGAGCTCTTGCGGAGCGGGCCCTACGCCCCATGGATCGAAGACCGGGACTTCCATTACACCCGGTCTTTCCTTCACAACGAAATGGGAAAGGTGGCCGAATTTTCACGACGGGCCGGCCGCCTGCGCCTCTCGCCGGAACATCTCATCGTTCAACGCGTGATGTGGGGTCACCACGCCCTGTTCGCGGACCTGGACGCCCGCTTCAACCTGCACCGCGTCCTCCTGCCGCTCCTGAGGGCGACGCTGCCCGACGATCCGAAGAATTCCTAAACCCGGAACCCCAGAAAGTTTTTCAGCAAATCCCGGCCGCCCTCGGTGAGGATGCTTTCCGGGTGGAACTGCACGCCCTCGAGCGCGGGCAAGGTCCGGTGCCGGACCCCCATGATTTCCCCGTCCTCGCTGGAGGCCGTGACGATCAAATCCCGGGGGCAGGTTTTCCGCTCGATCACCAAGGAATGATAGCGCGTGGCCGTGAAGGGGTTTTTGAGGCCCCGGAACACGCCCTTGCCGTCGTGGCGGATGCGGGAAGTTTTGCCATGCATCAGCTTTTTCGCGCGGACA of the Elusimicrobiota bacterium genome contains:
- a CDS encoding aminodeoxychorismate/anthranilate synthase component II, translated to MILVIDNYDSFTFNLVQYLGELKQKVKVVRNDALTVADVERWSPDRILVSPGPCTPKEAGVSVDVIRAYGGRIPILGVCLGHQSLGHAFGGNIVRAKKLMHGKTSRIRHDGKGVFRGLKNPFTATRYHSLVIERKTCPRDLIVTASSEDGEIMGVRHRTLPALEGVQFHPESILTEGGRDLLKNFLGFRV
- the trpD gene encoding anthranilate phosphoribosyltransferase, translating into MIQAALSKLIERSDLTFDEARASVLDIFSGATPPSVIAGFLIALRAKGETVDEIAGAADAMRHAATRIHPAGRPVVVDTCGTGGDRQGSFNISTAAAFVVAGAGVPVAKHGNRSISSKCGSADVLEALGVNIDPGPAVVEKCLRDIGIAFLFAPAFHPAMKHAMPVRRELGVRTVFNLLGPLTNPAGATAQVIGVFSAAMAETIARVLVRLGTRYSLVVHGSGHDEIVLSGTTDCVEIMDGRVRKRKLAPADFGFKRHAPGLLAGGDKEDNAEILRRVLSGAPGPERDAVVANAAAALWVAARAGGRADLKTLKEARRVAEASIDSGEARGKLKKLAALSNAPR
- a CDS encoding methyltransferase domain-containing protein yields the protein MNLPRLSLLPTFLREIFSTRVHPREPEPDLVMDDPEAVRAFTHAGRRGGPAEAYYLFYCGRACVALHGARRVLDLGCGPGTQLVQLAELCPDVAFTGVDLSESMLAEARRYAAERGVRNVNFVRGDATRLEFPDHSFDGVMSVMALHHMPTDKELRAVFREIARVRTPGGAVFLVDFGRLKSPFSMLTFAFDKADAQSPLLTLDYERSLRAAFRLEDYRAIAGECLPETTVHSTFKVPMLVVIQTPDRPLPGPLRERLRDKVENLPRDQRRDMDDLRVFLQLGGLDHDPFGGAPAWPLEVYRQWARQRSTGPATRGPRTGLGRWGVAAEVALRIAAHGLRAKFWSWASARVAEHRAEAERKDTAALSRFLQKRLGALKGPLMKFGQMASYLNDRWPPEARAFLASLQDHAPAMNARAIRAHAELSLGNSLEALFTDWEDAPLAAASIAQIHIARRKTGERVVVKVKYPGIESAVRSDLRLLRVLSPWVDRRLRVVSNTRSLLKETSALLAAECDFAKEAENQTLFREAFRDDPALVIPRVHADASSRDVLTMDYIEGRSFVDFRDAASAEEKNRAALAIARFAVTAIHRHAIYNGDPHPGNYLFLADGRVACLDFGFSRRWPAAFINASKRQALAAHDRDLETFTAMARLMGYEFDRTEDYREFLELLRSGPYAPWIEDRDFHYTRSFLHNEMGKVAEFSRRAGRLRLSPEHLIVQRVMWGHHALFADLDARFNLHRVLLPLLRATLPDDPKNS